A section of the Microbacterium forte genome encodes:
- a CDS encoding alpha/beta hydrolase, whose product MMRTSTVVLVHGAFLDASGWWPIVLRLLDGGHRVLVPPVIGRSFLGDCDYIRTFVERVDGEVLLVGHGYGAAVVTVAGEATNVTGLLFISGYALDQGESIAEMRDRFAPDEASGHLVPALFPGDAGARRTELTVAPDQFARLLAQGLPSDESGVLAVSQRPISASVFTERAPGAGWRAKPSWGVVATEDRLVSPQLQRFGYRRAGCRAVMELDAPHLVTQSHAAEIVQLIGGILEEIAAHG is encoded by the coding sequence ATGATGAGAACCAGCACGGTGGTGCTCGTGCACGGCGCTTTTCTGGACGCATCGGGATGGTGGCCGATCGTGCTCCGTCTGCTCGACGGCGGACATCGGGTGCTCGTCCCGCCCGTGATCGGCCGCAGCTTCCTCGGCGACTGCGACTACATCCGTACGTTCGTCGAGCGCGTCGACGGAGAGGTGCTCCTCGTCGGGCATGGATACGGAGCAGCGGTCGTCACCGTGGCCGGTGAGGCGACCAACGTCACCGGACTGCTCTTCATCTCGGGATATGCGCTGGATCAGGGGGAGAGCATCGCCGAGATGAGGGATCGCTTCGCCCCGGATGAGGCATCCGGCCACCTCGTGCCCGCCCTGTTCCCAGGCGACGCCGGAGCACGTCGGACAGAGCTCACTGTCGCGCCCGATCAGTTCGCTCGTCTGCTCGCGCAGGGATTGCCCTCGGACGAGTCGGGTGTTCTGGCGGTCTCGCAGCGCCCGATCTCCGCCTCGGTGTTCACCGAGCGGGCGCCCGGCGCCGGGTGGAGGGCGAAGCCGAGTTGGGGCGTGGTGGCGACCGAAGACCGGTTGGTCAGCCCGCAGCTTCAGCGCTTCGGGTATCGGCGGGCGGGCTGTCGGGCTGTGATGGAACTCGACGCGCCGCATCTGGTCACTCAGAGCCACGCTGCGGAGATCGTGCAGCTCATCGGAGGCATCCTCGAGGAGATCGCGGCCCATGGCTGA
- a CDS encoding MFS transporter has product MAEAQVSAAPARIGWKAGFAPLAVPIFRLVWLASIVSNIGSWMQTVGAQWLLVQDDGSPLLVALVQTASAAPVLLFAIPAGVIGEFLNRRLVLLWSQIVQLAVVLGLTYLTATGQTTTTVLLASTFVLGTVSAIQLPAFQALVPDIVPPKLLLDAASLSSIGVNIARAVGPAIAGLVVAQFGVAAVFLLNALSFLVFLGVLFFWKTYSPPAIRPEPFVDATRAGIRYVRHSRVVRLILLRLAAFLVPANALWALLPTIAKNSLGFSASGYGLLLAALGAGSIVGAFVLPWARRVAAVNGVVLASSVVFGAGLVALVASPTLWVTFPALVATGLAWIGVIATINGTIQAFLPVWVRTRGLSFYQLVLFGCTASGSAGAGVLAAIWDPGLVVVGAGILCGLGGLSLLVWPMPATSGIGRRIVEVPGVDDRPRAGGDDDSAVLVLIRYRITEERRQEFLALMQRVEQTRLRTGASEWQVYVDADDPDSVVEAYAVGSWREHVSQHEGRTTEFDAELIARARAMSDTAPEVAHLLQIARPHRHRIPTTPSHE; this is encoded by the coding sequence ATGGCTGAGGCGCAGGTGAGTGCTGCGCCGGCGCGCATCGGATGGAAGGCAGGATTCGCTCCGCTCGCCGTCCCCATCTTCCGTCTGGTGTGGCTGGCGTCCATCGTCAGCAACATCGGAAGCTGGATGCAGACGGTCGGCGCCCAGTGGCTGCTGGTCCAGGACGACGGATCCCCGCTGCTCGTGGCGCTCGTCCAGACGGCATCGGCAGCTCCCGTGCTCCTGTTCGCGATTCCGGCCGGTGTCATCGGCGAGTTCCTCAACCGTCGGCTCGTCCTTCTCTGGTCGCAGATCGTGCAACTCGCGGTCGTGCTCGGGCTGACCTACCTGACGGCGACCGGTCAGACGACCACGACGGTCCTGCTCGCGTCGACGTTCGTGCTGGGGACGGTCTCGGCCATCCAGCTCCCTGCGTTCCAGGCACTGGTGCCCGACATCGTGCCACCGAAGCTCCTCCTCGACGCGGCGAGTCTCTCCTCCATCGGCGTGAACATCGCGCGGGCGGTGGGACCGGCGATCGCCGGTCTCGTCGTCGCGCAGTTCGGGGTCGCGGCGGTCTTCCTGCTCAACGCGCTCTCGTTCCTCGTGTTCCTCGGGGTGCTCTTCTTCTGGAAGACGTACAGCCCGCCCGCGATTCGCCCGGAGCCCTTCGTCGACGCGACGAGGGCCGGCATCCGCTACGTCCGCCATTCGCGGGTCGTCCGGCTCATTCTGCTCCGGCTCGCCGCCTTCCTCGTTCCCGCGAACGCCCTGTGGGCGCTGCTCCCGACGATCGCGAAGAACTCCCTCGGGTTCTCCGCGAGCGGATACGGTCTTCTCCTGGCGGCTCTCGGCGCCGGTTCCATCGTCGGCGCCTTCGTGCTTCCCTGGGCGCGTCGGGTCGCAGCCGTCAACGGCGTGGTGCTCGCCTCGTCGGTGGTCTTCGGCGCCGGCCTCGTGGCGCTCGTCGCCTCGCCCACGCTGTGGGTGACATTCCCGGCGCTCGTGGCGACGGGGCTCGCGTGGATCGGTGTGATCGCCACCATCAACGGAACCATCCAGGCTTTCCTGCCCGTCTGGGTGCGCACGCGCGGCCTGTCCTTCTACCAACTCGTGCTGTTCGGATGCACCGCCTCCGGCTCTGCGGGCGCAGGGGTGCTCGCGGCCATCTGGGATCCGGGTCTCGTGGTCGTCGGAGCGGGAATCCTGTGTGGACTGGGTGGGCTCTCCCTCCTCGTATGGCCGATGCCCGCGACGAGCGGCATCGGCCGGAGGATCGTGGAGGTGCCGGGGGTCGACGACCGGCCGCGCGCGGGCGGCGACGATGACTCTGCCGTTCTGGTGCTGATCCGATACCGGATCACGGAGGAGCGGAGACAGGAGTTCCTCGCCCTGATGCAGCGGGTCGAGCAGACGCGTCTGCGGACCGGCGCCAGCGAATGGCAGGTGTACGTGGACGCGGACGACCCGGACTCCGTCGTGGAGGCGTACGCGGTCGGCTCGTGGCGGGAGCATGTGAGCCAACACGAGGGGCGGACCACCGAATTCGATGCAGAGCTCATCGCCCGTGCCCGCGCCATGAGCGACACCGCACCGGAGGTCGCGCACCTGCTTCAGATCGCGCGACCTCACCGCCACCGCATACCGACCACCCCCTCCCACGAGTAG
- a CDS encoding NAD(P)/FAD-dependent oxidoreductase, producing the protein MSAYLLNRLAVQPNVTILVNTRVVAVDGDEHLQEITLDQAGTATRLPATHLFVCIGGAPNTEWAETTDVRLDTRGFLLTGVDLSPDDLDRWPLKRAPYYLETSVPGVFAAGDVRANSVKRVASAVGEGATAVTLIHRYLAEVTPL; encoded by the coding sequence ATGTCGGCGTATCTGCTCAACCGACTCGCCGTGCAGCCCAACGTCACCATCCTCGTGAACACCCGAGTCGTCGCCGTCGACGGCGACGAGCACCTGCAGGAGATCACCCTCGACCAGGCGGGAACGGCGACGCGGTTGCCGGCCACGCACCTCTTCGTCTGCATCGGCGGCGCGCCCAACACCGAATGGGCGGAGACCACCGATGTCCGCCTCGACACCCGCGGTTTCCTGCTCACCGGCGTAGACCTCTCGCCCGACGACCTGGATCGATGGCCCCTGAAACGCGCCCCCTACTATCTGGAGACCTCCGTCCCCGGGGTCTTCGCCGCCGGTGACGTCCGCGCGAACTCCGTCAAGCGCGTCGCATCGGCGGTGGGCGAAGGCGCCACGGCGGTCACCCTCATCCATCGATACCTGGCCGAGGTCACTCCGCTCTGA
- a CDS encoding NAD(P)/FAD-dependent oxidoreductase gives MTDVSGDQPPLRLIADADGRDEYAIRDYLTRSGVPFLSIAVPAGSSSAGGVDLAGRRLPLVALPRGGVLEDPTPEQVASALGWVHPPARSTYDLIIHGAGPAGLSAAVYAASEGLSVAVVERDAVGGQAGFSSLIENYLGFPGGVSGAELAERARRQAVSFGADLVLMRHGVDRTFTDHDVRALLADGSEIHTRAALCATGVQWRRLDLPRARDLQGAGIYYGAGTSEASACIGQHVYVVGGANSAGQAAMNLAAHAAHARCSCADRRSHRPCRRICSTDSPCSPTSPSS, from the coding sequence ATGACCGACGTCTCGGGCGACCAGCCGCCTCTCCGCCTCATCGCGGATGCCGACGGTCGGGACGAGTACGCGATTCGCGACTATCTGACCCGCAGCGGAGTCCCCTTCCTCTCGATCGCGGTACCGGCAGGCTCCTCGTCTGCGGGGGGCGTCGATCTCGCCGGCAGGCGTCTCCCCCTTGTGGCACTGCCGCGTGGCGGCGTCCTCGAAGATCCGACCCCGGAGCAGGTCGCGTCGGCTCTCGGTTGGGTCCATCCCCCTGCCCGATCGACGTACGACCTGATCATCCACGGCGCGGGTCCTGCGGGACTCTCGGCTGCGGTCTACGCGGCATCGGAGGGTCTCAGTGTCGCCGTCGTCGAACGCGACGCCGTCGGCGGTCAGGCCGGCTTCAGCAGCCTCATCGAGAACTACCTCGGTTTTCCCGGTGGAGTCTCCGGGGCAGAGCTCGCGGAGCGTGCGCGCCGGCAGGCGGTCTCGTTCGGAGCGGATCTCGTCCTCATGCGTCACGGGGTCGATCGCACGTTCACGGATCACGACGTGCGGGCGCTGCTCGCCGACGGCTCCGAGATACACACCCGCGCTGCCCTGTGCGCGACAGGAGTGCAGTGGCGTCGACTCGACCTTCCGCGAGCCCGCGACCTCCAGGGTGCGGGCATCTACTACGGCGCCGGCACCAGCGAGGCCTCCGCCTGCATCGGACAGCATGTGTACGTCGTCGGCGGCGCGAACTCCGCAGGACAGGCCGCGATGAACCTGGCCGCGCACGCCGCACATGCACGGTGCTCGTGCGCGGACCGTCGCTCTCATCGACCATGTCGGCGTATCTGCTCAACCGACTCGCCGTGCAGCCCAACGTCACCATCCTCGTGA
- a CDS encoding UBP-type zinc finger domain-containing protein, translating into MSDVSDFIRSDVPPSGPGCVDCESLGSWWLHLRRCAFCGHIGCCDDSLHKHATKHAHSSGHRVIQSFEPGEDWFWDFDTETAFDGPVLAPPHSHPLSQTTPGPAERVPADWQEQLAGNA; encoded by the coding sequence ATGAGCGATGTCAGCGACTTCATCCGTTCCGACGTCCCGCCATCCGGCCCCGGGTGCGTGGACTGCGAGAGCCTCGGCTCGTGGTGGCTGCACTTGCGTCGATGCGCGTTCTGCGGGCACATCGGATGCTGCGACGACTCCTTGCACAAGCACGCGACGAAGCATGCGCACTCGAGCGGTCATCGGGTGATCCAGAGTTTCGAGCCCGGCGAGGACTGGTTCTGGGATTTCGACACCGAGACCGCCTTCGACGGACCCGTCCTCGCGCCCCCGCACAGCCACCCGCTGTCGCAGACCACCCCGGGTCCTGCTGAGCGGGTCCCGGCGGATTGGCAAGAGCAGCTCGCCGGGAACGCATGA
- a CDS encoding Dyp-type peroxidase yields the protein MSSSPSRRVPIESQKVDAPLTSSATFLVLRIAEGADAAASVRDAISGIDDIVKNVGFRDLDAMLSCTVGIGSAAWPRLTARRAPAELHPFAPVVGPVHTAPSTPGDLLFHIRANRQDLVFEFERQLLDALGDSVTVVDEIAGFRYFDVRDLLGFVDGTANPVGNSVADSTLVGAEDGDNVGGSYVVVQKYLHELDRWQSLTTEQQEAIIGRKKADNVELDDAVAGQKSHKTLATIVVDGVEHDILRDNMPFGRPGSSSFGTYFIGYSRYLWVIEKMLENMFIGDPPGAYDRLLDFSNATTGCVFFAPSADFLGRLADEQLPA from the coding sequence GTGAGCAGCTCTCCCTCCCGCCGCGTCCCGATCGAATCACAGAAGGTCGATGCGCCCCTGACTTCCAGCGCGACGTTCCTCGTGCTGCGGATCGCAGAGGGTGCGGATGCCGCGGCGTCCGTGCGTGACGCGATCAGCGGCATAGACGACATCGTGAAGAACGTGGGATTCCGTGACCTCGATGCGATGTTGTCGTGCACGGTCGGCATCGGCTCTGCAGCATGGCCGCGACTCACCGCGCGCCGCGCTCCCGCGGAGCTGCACCCCTTCGCGCCGGTCGTGGGTCCCGTGCACACCGCCCCCAGCACCCCCGGCGATCTGCTCTTCCACATCCGTGCGAACCGTCAGGATCTCGTCTTCGAGTTCGAGAGGCAGCTGCTCGATGCTCTCGGCGACTCCGTGACCGTGGTCGACGAGATCGCCGGCTTCCGCTACTTCGACGTCCGCGACCTGCTGGGCTTCGTCGACGGCACGGCGAATCCTGTCGGGAACAGCGTGGCCGATTCGACTCTCGTGGGTGCGGAAGACGGAGACAACGTCGGCGGCAGCTACGTCGTCGTCCAGAAGTACCTGCATGAGCTCGATCGGTGGCAGTCGCTGACGACCGAGCAGCAAGAGGCGATCATCGGTCGGAAGAAGGCCGACAACGTCGAGTTGGACGACGCCGTCGCGGGGCAGAAGTCCCACAAGACGCTCGCCACCATCGTCGTCGACGGGGTCGAGCACGACATCCTCCGTGACAACATGCCCTTCGGGCGCCCTGGTTCCTCGTCGTTCGGCACCTATTTCATCGGGTACTCGCGATATCTGTGGGTCATCGAGAAGATGCTCGAGAACATGTTCATCGGCGATCCGCCCGGCGCATACGACAGGCTGCTCGACTTCTCGAACGCGACGACCGGCTGCGTCTTCTTCGCTCCATCCGCAGACTTCCTCGGCAGACTCGCGGACGAGCAGCTCCCTGCGTAG
- a CDS encoding DUF7882 family protein produces the protein MGRFVYEGSQKAEIDDRTLHHLQVVVTTKLRRGEPFLFTWKDDTSIGGGRSTVWLHPGCNLVFSYSGGRVPDLNRQWVEALASTANATSGLYVVREPAVEPSADPGRSTRTG, from the coding sequence ATGGGCAGGTTCGTGTACGAGGGAAGCCAGAAGGCCGAGATCGACGATCGCACGCTCCACCATCTGCAGGTGGTCGTGACGACGAAGCTGCGACGAGGTGAGCCCTTCCTCTTCACCTGGAAGGATGACACCAGCATCGGCGGCGGTCGCAGCACGGTGTGGTTGCACCCCGGTTGCAACCTCGTCTTCAGCTACTCCGGCGGCCGGGTGCCCGACCTCAACCGCCAGTGGGTCGAGGCGCTCGCGTCGACCGCGAACGCCACGTCGGGGTTGTACGTCGTGCGCGAGCCCGCTGTCGAGCCGAGCGCTGACCCCGGGCGATCCACGCGCACCGGGTGA
- a CDS encoding thiol-disulfide oxidoreductase DCC family protein produces the protein MRPQPLLVYDGDCAFCTTWVRRLERWLVRFPEAQPWQWLDLDEIGLSSADVTRYVWLLVGERRFRGHAAFAALLRMQRSRSLRVVGQLLVTSPFSWAAALGYTLIARFRHRLPGGTAACALPRPESRAVN, from the coding sequence ATGCGTCCGCAACCGCTGCTCGTCTACGACGGTGACTGTGCCTTCTGCACCACGTGGGTCCGCCGACTCGAGCGGTGGCTCGTCAGGTTCCCCGAGGCTCAGCCGTGGCAGTGGCTCGACCTCGACGAGATCGGCCTGAGCTCCGCCGATGTCACCCGCTACGTGTGGCTTCTGGTCGGCGAGCGCCGGTTCCGCGGTCACGCCGCCTTCGCCGCGCTGCTGAGGATGCAGCGCTCGAGGTCTCTGCGCGTCGTGGGCCAGCTGCTCGTGACGTCGCCGTTCTCCTGGGCTGCGGCACTCGGCTACACGCTGATCGCCCGCTTCAGACACAGGCTGCCCGGGGGGACCGCCGCCTGCGCGCTGCCGCGCCCCGAGAGTCGCGCAGTCAACTGA
- a CDS encoding sodium-dependent transporter produces the protein MATATTQTPKREAFGSRNVFILSAIGSAVGLGNIWRFPYVAYEGGGGAFLIPYLCALLTAGIPLLFFDYAIGHRFRGSAPLAFRRMHRRAEPLGWWQVLICVVIAVYYAVIIAWAAMYTWFSAQLTWGPGNENDFFFVDFLRSADVAEVGISTEFVPQVGLPLVAVWLIVIVIMALGVKRGIGRANMILMPLLTVMFAILVVQSLFLPGAMDGLNAFFTPNWEALGDPAVWASAYGHIFFSLSVAFGIMVTYSSYLKRKTDLTGSGLVVAFANSGFEILAGIGVFAALGFMAQAQGTEVAGVASSGIGLAFIAFPTIVSQATGGSIIGVLFFGALVFAGVTSLISILEVIVAALQDKLGWARIRTTLTVSIPLAIVSMALFSTTTALSVLDTADAFVNAFGIMAVALVAVIVVAWLLHKLPALVEHLDRRSSFRVGRVWMLLVGALAPLVLGYLLVTELISKISEPYGGYPGWFLAVFGWGMVIALVALALLLSALPWSGRSHAKDDPEYDEFLAEEHYEPDAETSSIPMVPTTEPRSTEKGASA, from the coding sequence ATGGCCACCGCAACGACGCAGACCCCTAAACGTGAGGCGTTCGGCTCGCGGAACGTCTTCATCCTCTCTGCGATCGGCTCCGCCGTCGGGCTGGGGAACATCTGGCGGTTCCCCTACGTGGCGTACGAGGGCGGAGGTGGCGCGTTCCTCATCCCGTATCTGTGCGCGCTGCTGACCGCCGGCATCCCTCTGCTGTTCTTCGACTACGCCATCGGTCACCGGTTCCGCGGTTCTGCGCCGTTGGCCTTCCGCCGGATGCACCGCAGGGCAGAGCCGCTCGGCTGGTGGCAGGTGCTCATCTGCGTGGTCATCGCGGTCTACTACGCGGTCATCATCGCGTGGGCCGCCATGTACACCTGGTTCTCCGCTCAGCTGACCTGGGGGCCGGGCAACGAGAACGACTTCTTCTTCGTCGACTTCCTCCGCTCGGCCGACGTCGCCGAGGTCGGCATCTCGACCGAGTTCGTGCCTCAGGTCGGGCTGCCGCTCGTCGCGGTCTGGCTGATCGTCATCGTGATCATGGCGCTGGGGGTCAAGCGGGGAATCGGCCGGGCCAACATGATCCTGATGCCGCTGTTGACAGTGATGTTCGCGATCCTCGTGGTGCAGTCGCTGTTCCTTCCCGGCGCGATGGACGGCCTGAACGCCTTCTTCACGCCGAACTGGGAAGCACTCGGAGACCCCGCCGTGTGGGCCTCTGCCTACGGGCACATCTTCTTCTCGCTCTCGGTCGCCTTCGGCATCATGGTGACGTACTCGTCATACCTGAAGCGCAAGACCGACCTCACCGGCTCCGGCCTGGTGGTCGCCTTCGCGAACTCGGGCTTCGAGATCCTCGCGGGAATCGGCGTGTTCGCCGCGCTCGGCTTCATGGCGCAGGCGCAGGGCACCGAGGTCGCCGGAGTCGCGTCGTCGGGGATCGGACTCGCGTTCATCGCCTTCCCGACGATCGTGTCGCAGGCGACGGGCGGCTCGATCATCGGCGTCCTGTTCTTCGGGGCGCTGGTCTTCGCAGGCGTGACCTCACTGATCTCCATCCTCGAGGTGATCGTCGCCGCCCTGCAGGACAAGCTCGGCTGGGCGCGCATCCGCACGACCCTGACGGTGTCGATTCCGCTCGCGATCGTCTCGATGGCGCTCTTCTCGACGACCACCGCTCTGTCGGTCCTCGATACGGCTGACGCGTTCGTCAATGCCTTCGGCATCATGGCGGTCGCGCTCGTCGCCGTGATCGTCGTGGCCTGGCTGCTGCACAAGCTGCCGGCGCTCGTCGAGCACCTCGATCGCCGTTCGAGTTTCCGGGTCGGTCGGGTCTGGATGCTGCTCGTCGGTGCGCTCGCGCCCCTGGTGCTCGGCTACCTGCTGGTCACCGAGCTGATCTCGAAGATCTCCGAGCCGTACGGCGGCTACCCCGGATGGTTCCTGGCCGTCTTCGGATGGGGCATGGTCATCGCACTCGTCGCGCTCGCGCTGCTGCTGTCCGCGTTGCCGTGGAGCGGTCGCTCGCACGCCAAGGACGACCCGGAGTACGACGAGTTCCTCGCCGAAGAACACTACGAGCCGGATGCCGAGACCTCGTCGATCCCGATGGTGCCGACGACGGAACCCCGCTCGACGGAGAAGGGAGCCAGCGCATGA
- a CDS encoding methionine/alanine import family NSS transporter small subunit — MTITAVVMMIIAMVTIWGGLVAAIVNLARHPEVADSEPAPPVEL; from the coding sequence ATGACCATCACAGCCGTCGTCATGATGATCATCGCGATGGTCACGATCTGGGGCGGACTCGTCGCCGCCATCGTGAACCTCGCGCGTCACCCCGAGGTCGCGGATTCGGAGCCCGCTCCGCCGGTCGAGCTCTGA
- a CDS encoding DUF6510 family protein yields the protein MDAAHPGHRTRVDGNAAGGILLEVFGRDMTSARAACAHCDREAELADAIAELDPAGVILLCRGCGRTLLTCLRDGGSATLVIGALSLLRWPADG from the coding sequence ATGGACGCTGCCCACCCCGGTCATCGCACGCGAGTCGACGGCAACGCCGCAGGCGGGATCCTGCTCGAGGTCTTCGGCAGAGACATGACGAGCGCGCGAGCAGCATGCGCGCACTGCGACCGCGAGGCCGAGCTCGCCGACGCGATCGCCGAGCTCGATCCGGCCGGCGTCATCCTCCTCTGCCGCGGGTGCGGTCGCACACTGCTGACCTGTCTCCGCGACGGCGGCAGCGCGACCCTCGTGATCGGTGCTCTGAGTCTCCTGCGCTGGCCGGCCGACGGATAG
- a CDS encoding ferredoxin reductase has translation MTTAPLWLVARVVETRNPTPHGRVLELRVDGWPGNLAGQHVDVRLTAEDGYQAVRSYSLASSGDSDIIELAVDEVPEGEVSPYLVEDVRPGDELEVRGPIGAYFVWTPTQTEPVQLIAGGSGIVPLIAMARQHARTGSSAPMRLLYAVRSAADAFYTDDLAQLADDAFLVDWAYSRSAPPGSERPAGRVDAATIAASTIPATEHPSVYVCGPTGFVEAVADLLVAAGHPPERIRTERFGGA, from the coding sequence GTGACCACGGCACCGCTGTGGCTGGTCGCCAGAGTCGTCGAGACACGAAACCCCACCCCCCACGGTCGCGTGCTCGAGCTGCGGGTCGACGGGTGGCCGGGGAATCTGGCCGGTCAGCACGTCGACGTGCGTCTGACCGCAGAAGACGGGTATCAAGCGGTCAGGTCGTATTCCCTCGCATCGTCCGGTGACTCGGACATCATCGAACTCGCGGTCGACGAAGTGCCCGAGGGCGAGGTCTCTCCCTATCTCGTCGAGGACGTGCGCCCCGGAGACGAACTGGAGGTTCGCGGTCCGATCGGCGCCTACTTCGTGTGGACCCCCACCCAGACCGAGCCCGTGCAGCTCATCGCAGGCGGGTCGGGGATCGTCCCGCTCATCGCGATGGCGAGGCAGCATGCGCGCACGGGCAGCTCGGCGCCGATGCGCCTGCTGTACGCGGTGCGTTCAGCCGCCGATGCGTTCTACACGGACGACCTCGCCCAGCTCGCCGACGACGCCTTCCTCGTCGACTGGGCGTACAGCCGTTCGGCGCCTCCGGGCTCCGAACGCCCGGCCGGCCGGGTGGACGCGGCGACGATCGCGGCCTCCACCATTCCCGCCACCGAACACCCGTCGGTCTACGTCTGCGGGCCGACGGGCTTCGTCGAGGCGGTCGCAGACCTGCTCGTGGCGGCGGGGCATCCGCCGGAACGGATCCGCACTGAGCGCTTCGGAGGTGCCTGA
- a CDS encoding sulfite oxidase-like oxidoreductase: MGVISRGFGARRRESDDRLPPGQYLTEDFPVLSAGPTPRVSLDTWEFAVVGLDGIRRTWSWDDLQALPIDTITTDIHCVTRWSKLGTRWRGVSLDHLLQDAGEGDFTRVFSYGGYTTNVPRADLTGGKAWVAFEFDGQPLAAEHGGPARLLVPHLYFWKSAKWVHGLDLLENDEPGFWEQNGYNMYGDPWKEERYW; encoded by the coding sequence ATGGGTGTGATCTCCCGCGGCTTCGGCGCACGGCGACGCGAGTCGGACGACCGCCTCCCTCCGGGCCAGTACCTCACCGAGGACTTCCCCGTGCTCTCCGCAGGGCCGACGCCGCGAGTCTCCCTCGACACGTGGGAGTTCGCGGTCGTCGGTCTCGACGGCATCCGTCGCACCTGGTCATGGGACGACCTGCAGGCACTCCCGATCGACACCATCACCACAGACATCCACTGCGTGACCCGGTGGTCGAAGCTCGGCACCCGCTGGCGTGGGGTCTCGCTCGATCATCTGCTGCAGGATGCCGGCGAGGGCGATTTCACGCGGGTCTTCTCCTACGGCGGGTACACCACCAACGTTCCGCGCGCCGACCTCACAGGCGGCAAAGCGTGGGTGGCGTTCGAATTCGACGGCCAGCCGCTCGCTGCGGAGCACGGCGGCCCTGCTCGCCTTCTGGTGCCGCACCTCTACTTCTGGAAGTCTGCCAAGTGGGTCCACGGTCTGGATCTGCTCGAGAACGACGAACCCGGATTCTGGGAGCAGAACGGCTACAACATGTACGGAGATCCCTGGAAAGAGGAGCGTTACTGGTGA
- a CDS encoding sigma-70 family RNA polymerase sigma factor, whose protein sequence is MLSSFAVSADSTQPEVVSASPEKLARDNMPLATFLAVEKARSATHVDLDDLLSAARLGLARAAMSYDPARGIPFGAFASSQINWAMLSEMRRADPAGERSRDKIERLRVAAETLLARTGRVATTAELARESGFTVDVVAEMMKLDEMVRTATSFEEHFDVETGRQAADLTDGVILPEHAVEQSETRAMVNRVIEALPAAMRQVVRGIYLEDRMVKDIAEELEVSHAYVSKVRSRGLALMREAMEAWENGTTGDRSTKARAEFFETLFGPIRPEARDRSSELLAAV, encoded by the coding sequence TTGCTGAGTAGTTTCGCTGTTTCTGCTGATTCCACTCAGCCTGAAGTCGTCTCTGCCTCGCCCGAGAAGCTGGCGCGCGACAACATGCCGCTCGCGACCTTCCTGGCTGTGGAGAAGGCGAGATCGGCGACGCATGTCGACCTCGACGATCTGCTCTCGGCCGCACGCCTGGGCCTCGCCCGTGCCGCGATGTCGTATGACCCGGCGCGCGGCATTCCCTTCGGCGCCTTCGCGAGCAGCCAGATCAACTGGGCGATGCTGTCGGAGATGCGCAGAGCGGATCCTGCCGGCGAACGCAGTCGCGACAAGATCGAACGCCTGCGGGTCGCCGCCGAGACTCTGCTCGCTCGCACCGGCCGGGTGGCGACCACGGCGGAGCTCGCGCGGGAGTCCGGCTTCACTGTCGACGTCGTGGCCGAGATGATGAAGCTCGACGAGATGGTGCGCACCGCGACCAGCTTCGAGGAGCACTTCGACGTCGAGACCGGGCGTCAGGCCGCCGATCTCACCGACGGCGTCATCCTGCCCGAGCACGCGGTCGAGCAGTCGGAGACGCGTGCGATGGTGAACCGCGTCATTGAGGCGCTGCCGGCGGCGATGCGACAGGTCGTCCGCGGGATCTACCTCGAAGACCGGATGGTGAAGGACATCGCCGAAGAGCTCGAGGTCAGCCACGCGTATGTGTCGAAGGTCCGCTCGCGGGGTCTCGCTCTGATGCGCGAGGCCATGGAGGCATGGGAGAACGGCACGACCGGCGATCGATCGACCAAGGCGCGGGCGGAGTTCTTCGAGACCCTGTTCGGCCCGATCCGCCCCGAGGCTCGCGACCGGTCGAGCGAGCTCCTCGCCGCCGTCTGA